The stretch of DNA GCATTAGCAATTGATATAATCAATGAAAATATAATACTCGCAGCAGGAGTAAGTGGTGGAATATGGAAAAGCACCGATGGTGGTAAAGTATGGATTCGCAAAACAAAACCCGACCAATTACCTAATGTAACTTGTATATCGCAAAACCCTCAAAAACCCAATATATGGTGGGCAGGCACTGGTGAATATACTGGAAACAGTGCTTCGGGCGGTGGGGCATTTTTTTTAGGTAATGGGTTATATAAAAGTGTAGATGGTGGCGAAACCTGGCAAACGGTTGCTGCAACGGTAGCTAATTCGCCCAACAGTTTTAGCAAAAACATGCAGATGGTATTAAGCGTGGTACATAGCAGTACTGATACCTCGGATCATGTGTTTATGGCAACTTATGGTAATATATATAGAAGCACGAATGGGGGTAAAAACTTTACTTTTATCCGCGGTGGTTCTGGTGCAAATGGTAGCTCAGAATATACTGATATTGCTATTACCTCCACAGGTATAATATATGCTGTTTTAAGCAGCAATGGCCCACAAAAAGGAATGTGGCGAAGTATTGACAATGGAAAAACTTGGGCCAATATCACGCCTGTTTCTTTTTATAATCAATATGAAAGAATAGCCATTGGCATTTCCCCTTCAGATGAGAATCAAGTATATTTTGTGATGCATACAATTAACGAGGGTAAAAAAACCCTCGACTTTAGAGGTAGGGCAGAGTATAATGGTTTTTGGAAATATACTTATGTAAGTGGTGATGGAACAGGGGCTGGAGGTTTATGGGAAGACCGATCAGATAATCTACCCGATGTGGGTGGAGCATTCGGCAATTTTAATACGCAAGGTGGCTACGATTTATATGTTCGAGTAAAACCCGATAATGCAAATATGGTTTTTATAGGTTGCAATAATTTGTGGCGTAGTAGCGATGGTTTCAAAACCAAAAACAATACATCGGCCGTTGGTGGTTATGATATTAAATCAACATTGCCCGATTATAAATTGTATCTCAATCACCATCCCGACCAACACAATTGGGTGTTCTTGAAATCGGATCCTAAGAAAGCAATATGTGCCAATGATGGGGGTATATTTAGAACTGATGATTGTACAGCAAATCCAGTGGCGTGGCAGGATATGAATATTGGCTACCTCACCACACAGTATTATACTGTTGCCATGGATCATGCGGCCAATGGGAAAACTATTATAGGTGGTCTGCAAGATAACGGAACCTGGTGGGGCAATGATGTAAACAATATCCGACTTAAATGGACAGCCTCTTTTGGGGGCGATGGTTCGTACTGCTATGTGCCCGATGGTGCAAACGATTTATATGTATCGAAACAAGAAGGAAAAGTATATCATATACAAGTGGATGCCAATGGAAATGCCACTAAATATGCACGTATTGACCCATCGGAGGGAACAGGTTACGGCTTCATCAATCCATTTATATGCGACCCCAACAAACAAAACAGAATGTATATTGCTGGAGGTACTAAAGTGTGGCGAAATAATGATGTAAATCAGATAGCCCTTAAAACTGTTTTAGATTCTGTAAAAACCATGCAAGGTTGGGAAAAACTAGATAGTACATTTGATACAACGATGAGAATATCTGCACTCACAGTTTCAAAACAACCTGCTAATATTGTATTATATGGAACCACGGCAGGTAAATTATATAAAATGCTCGATGCCCATACGGGGCAACCCTCTCCAATAGAAATTACGGGACAAAATTTCCCGCAAAATGCTTATATAAGTTGCATAAGTATAGACCCATTAGATACCTCCAGAATATTTGTAGTATTTAGTAATTATAATATACAAAGTGTATTTTATACCAATGATGGCGGACAAAAATGGACTGCAATAAGTGGCAACCTGGAACAAAATGCAAACGGTAGTGGTAATGGTCCTTCATGTCGTTGGATTACGATGATGCGACGCAATGGTTTTACAGGATATTTTTTAGCAACAAGTACAGGATTATATGTTACCGATAGTTTGCAAGGAGCAAATACAAGATGGGTATTACAAGCGTATGATATGATCAATAATAATATATGCACGATGATAGATGTGCGTGAAAGTGATGGCCTTGTAATTGTTGCTACACATGGTAACGGTCTATTTGCCACTAACTTCGATAATGCTTGGCAACTAACAGGCATAGCCCCCAAATCAAATGCAAATACTATAACATTATATCCCAATCCTGCACAAGAATATATAATAATAAATTTACCAAACATGCCGCACAAATTTGTACCGATTGATATATATAATATACAAGGGCAACGTGTATGGACAGGAACTACTTTACAACAACAAACGCAAGTGCCCTGTGCTCATTGGCCCGCAGGAAACTATATGATAAAAATTGATATGACGGATAGAAGAGAGGTCTTGAAAATGGTGAAAGAGTAATGGTTCCCGCCGCGGCGGGCTTAATGGTTAATGGCTGACGCCTGATATCGTTGCCGTCGCAACGTTATACTTTCTAAGATTGATATAAGGATTGTTCAGTCTCTCGTTGTTTTTTTTATTAATCTTCATACGGATCCATAATTCCTTGC from Bacteroidota bacterium encodes:
- a CDS encoding T9SS type A sorting domain-containing protein, with the translated sequence MKIKLFLICTSAAIVFGLSIFFTTQINFSSADGTEEDIDARNKWMTAMLADPATGLIPEDIRNKELAFAATLPIANTSNKTGYNNWQNIGPWNVGGRTRALAIDIINENIILAAGVSGGIWKSTDGGKVWIRKTKPDQLPNVTCISQNPQKPNIWWAGTGEYTGNSASGGGAFFLGNGLYKSVDGGETWQTVAATVANSPNSFSKNMQMVLSVVHSSTDTSDHVFMATYGNIYRSTNGGKNFTFIRGGSGANGSSEYTDIAITSTGIIYAVLSSNGPQKGMWRSIDNGKTWANITPVSFYNQYERIAIGISPSDENQVYFVMHTINEGKKTLDFRGRAEYNGFWKYTYVSGDGTGAGGLWEDRSDNLPDVGGAFGNFNTQGGYDLYVRVKPDNANMVFIGCNNLWRSSDGFKTKNNTSAVGGYDIKSTLPDYKLYLNHHPDQHNWVFLKSDPKKAICANDGGIFRTDDCTANPVAWQDMNIGYLTTQYYTVAMDHAANGKTIIGGLQDNGTWWGNDVNNIRLKWTASFGGDGSYCYVPDGANDLYVSKQEGKVYHIQVDANGNATKYARIDPSEGTGYGFINPFICDPNKQNRMYIAGGTKVWRNNDVNQIALKTVLDSVKTMQGWEKLDSTFDTTMRISALTVSKQPANIVLYGTTAGKLYKMLDAHTGQPSPIEITGQNFPQNAYISCISIDPLDTSRIFVVFSNYNIQSVFYTNDGGQKWTAISGNLEQNANGSGNGPSCRWITMMRRNGFTGYFLATSTGLYVTDSLQGANTRWVLQAYDMINNNICTMIDVRESDGLVIVATHGNGLFATNFDNAWQLTGIAPKSNANTITLYPNPAQEYIIINLPNMPHKFVPIDIYNIQGQRVWTGTTLQQQTQVPCAHWPAGNYMIKIDMTDRREVLKMVKE